The Chryseolinea soli nucleotide sequence TCCATAACCCGGTGGGCAATGCGCTCGGAGGTATTGTCGGCGCGACCGGTCGCGGAGCGGGGATAATGTTCGCGGTCGCCTTTCAATAATGCGTTGTGGACCACAAAGGTGTTGATCGGCTTGAACACAAAATAGTATTGCGTTCTTACCTGTTTATTGCCCCGCACAAACGCGCTGTACTGACTCAGGTATCCATTAAAGTAGGGGGCCATGCGCCCGACCCGCAGCATGGGGTAAATGGCTAGTGCGTCCATCATACTGCCAACCCGGACTTGGGCGCCTGCATTGATCTCGACGACGTTACGCCATGAAAGCAGATTTTTTTCGGCTGTGAAGTTAACGTTGAGCAGCGGTTGCGTGTCAAGCTGGTTATCCCAACCCATCGGCTTTTGATAATGGATCAGCTTGTGCATGGCGGTTTGCGTTTGTTGGGCCAACGCTGCCGGCCCGCGCACTCCTGCGACGAGTTCCGTCTGGTAGCTGAACTTCTTCGTGGGATTGAATGAATAATGAGAACGGATGGCGAATAGCGCGCCGGCGTATGCATAGTCGCTGGGTTGATATTCCGGGGTGCTGATGTTGTTGGGCGTCACCATAAGTTGCACCACGCTCCAGCCGTACACGTCGACACTGCCTTCTCCCGCTTTGGGCAGCAGCTTATCGAGAAAAAAATGATGCTGCCTTTTACGTTGGTAGAAGAGGTCCATGCGCGTGCCGTTGGTA carries:
- a CDS encoding lipid A-modifier LpxR family protein produces the protein MKSFTLCASFVLSFLLLFTAHVHAQSTAPSKLFRFYEDNDFLNVTGHGTDRAYTNGTRMDLFYQRKRQHHFFLDKLLPKAGEGSVDVYGWSVVQLMVTPNNISTPEYQPSDYAYAGALFAIRSHYSFNPTKKFSYQTELVAGVRGPAALAQQTQTAMHKLIHYQKPMGWDNQLDTQPLLNVNFTAEKNLLSWRNVVEINAGAQVRVGSMMDALAIYPMLRVGRMAPYFNGYLSQYSAFVRGNKQVRTQYYFVFKPINTFVVHNALLKGDREHYPRSATGRADNTSERIAHRVMDLQCGVVLSHGNFSVSYLQTYSTTYRKGLYKHTVGTLTLHFLW